In one Notolabrus celidotus isolate fNotCel1 chromosome 1, fNotCel1.pri, whole genome shotgun sequence genomic region, the following are encoded:
- the LOC117822051 gene encoding uncharacterized protein LOC117822051 isoform X2 — translation MRKVKSVIHVHSTQQEERSIRTMPLQQKACTVWIVGDSYVQRGFKHARETLGTNLGLSARIQWIGRGGMCWDGMLPIFRQFLRGREAPDVLVIHCGGNDLGCVKSVLLLKAMKRDLDELHRQFPQMNIMLSSINQRLHWRHSSAVKIEKVRRFVNRAMASYVRTISHPHIVYNKPELYLLDNVHLSSKGSDIFWNAIAQALKDLLL, via the exons ATGCG aaAGGTCAAGTCAGTTATTCATGTTCATTCAACACAACAAGAAGAAAGATCTATCAGGACAATGCCACTGCAACAGAAAG CATGCACCGTCTGGATTGTTGGTGACAGCTATGTCCAGCGAGGTTTCAAGCATGCCAGGGAGACATTGGGGACCAACCTCGGATTGTCTGCCCGCATCCAGTGGATTGGCAGGGGAGGCATGTGTTGGGATGGCATGCTTCCCATCTTCCGTCAGTtcctcagaggaagagaggctCCAGATGTGCTTGTGATTCACTGTGGGGGCAATGACCTTGGATGTGTGAAAAGCGTGCTGCTTCTCAAAGCAATGAAGAGGGACCTGGACGAACTCCACCGTCAGTTTCCCCAAATGAACATTATGCTGTCTTCAATCAACCAGAGGCTCCACTGGAGACATTCATCCGCAGTGAAAATTGAAAAAGTGCGGAGGTTTGTGAACAGGGCAATGGCATCTTATGTCAGGACCATAAGTCACCCACACATTGTGTACAACAAGCCTGAGCTATATTTGCTGGACAATGTACATTTAAGTTCAAAGGGCAGTGATATTTTCTGGAATGCCATTGCCCAGGCTCTGAAAGACCttttgttgtaa
- the LOC117822051 gene encoding uncharacterized protein LOC117822051 isoform X1, with product MRKVKSVIHVHSTQQEERSIRTMPLQQKAACTVWIVGDSYVQRGFKHARETLGTNLGLSARIQWIGRGGMCWDGMLPIFRQFLRGREAPDVLVIHCGGNDLGCVKSVLLLKAMKRDLDELHRQFPQMNIMLSSINQRLHWRHSSAVKIEKVRRFVNRAMASYVRTISHPHIVYNKPELYLLDNVHLSSKGSDIFWNAIAQALKDLLL from the exons ATGCG aaAGGTCAAGTCAGTTATTCATGTTCATTCAACACAACAAGAAGAAAGATCTATCAGGACAATGCCACTGCAACAGAAAG CAGCATGCACCGTCTGGATTGTTGGTGACAGCTATGTCCAGCGAGGTTTCAAGCATGCCAGGGAGACATTGGGGACCAACCTCGGATTGTCTGCCCGCATCCAGTGGATTGGCAGGGGAGGCATGTGTTGGGATGGCATGCTTCCCATCTTCCGTCAGTtcctcagaggaagagaggctCCAGATGTGCTTGTGATTCACTGTGGGGGCAATGACCTTGGATGTGTGAAAAGCGTGCTGCTTCTCAAAGCAATGAAGAGGGACCTGGACGAACTCCACCGTCAGTTTCCCCAAATGAACATTATGCTGTCTTCAATCAACCAGAGGCTCCACTGGAGACATTCATCCGCAGTGAAAATTGAAAAAGTGCGGAGGTTTGTGAACAGGGCAATGGCATCTTATGTCAGGACCATAAGTCACCCACACATTGTGTACAACAAGCCTGAGCTATATTTGCTGGACAATGTACATTTAAGTTCAAAGGGCAGTGATATTTTCTGGAATGCCATTGCCCAGGCTCTGAAAGACCttttgttgtaa
- the LOC117820177 gene encoding N-lysine methyltransferase KMT5A-A-like, with the protein MATSRSQRAKVKPKDEAAYFSSQCKDKDGFDIKYIDSFKGRGVFSSRHFQKGDFLVEYRGEVITQQEYERRHRVYHDALQVFMFEFRFNGKQSCIDAAREDGSLGRLVSDDHVNPNSTMETIRVDGKPHLCLFALKDISPGEEITYNYGDSDWPWRSKISPETDPQLRPNGGIQQGTPDKEGQGQASSTAEDAMGKISPETDPQLRPNGGIQQCIL; encoded by the exons ATGGCAACATCAAGGTCCCAGAGGGCCAAGGTAAAACCCAAAGATGAGGCTGCTTATTTTTCATCCCAGTGTAAAGACAAGGATGGCTTTGATATAAAGTACATagattcatttaaag GTCGAGGAGTGTTCAGCTCCCGCCATTTTCAAAAGGGAGATTTCCTTGTTGAATACAGAGGAGAAGTCATAACTCAACAAGAATATGAAAGGAGGCACAGAGTGTACCATGATGCGCTTCAAGTTTTTATGTTTGAATTTCGTTTCAATGGAAAACAGTCATG CATTGATGCTGCCAGAGAGGACGGATCTCTCGGGAGACTTGTCAGTGATGACCATGTGAACCCTAACAGCACAATGGAAACAATCAGAGTGGATGGAAAGCCTCATCTGTGCTTATTTGCTCTAAAAGACATCAGTCCTGGGGAAGAAATCACTTACAACTACGGAGACTCTGACTGGCCATGGAGAAGCAAG ATTTCACCTGAGACAGACCCTCAGCTGAGACCGAATGGTGGCATTCAACAG GGGACTCCAGACAAGGAAGGCCAAGGCCAGGCCAGCTCTACGGCAGAGGATGCAATGGGGAAG ATTTCACCTGAGACAGACCCTCAGCTGAGACCGAATGGTGGCATTCAACAG